The Sandaracinobacteroides saxicola nucleotide sequence GCGGGTGATCAGCAGCGCCGTCATGCGGCGAAGAGGGTGCGGATGCTGGCGGGGGCGCGGGCGAGAAGGGCGTGGGCGAAGGCGGCGATGTCGGCCCGTGGGGTGAGGGCGAGGCGGTCGGCGACCCTGGTGGTGCCGTCGGTGTCGTAGAGTTCGGCGTCGAGCACCCAGCCGTTGTGCTGGTGGGCGTGGACGGCGACGGGGGAGTGGCAGTTGCCGTCGAGCGCGACGAGGAAGGCGCGTTCGGCCTCGACCGCGCGGCGGGTGTCGGCGTGGTCGATGGCGGCGAGCGCGGTGAGGAGGGCGGTGTCGTCCGCGCGGGCGGTGATGCCGATGGCGCCCTGGGCCACGGCGGGGAGCCAGGTGTCGAGGGGCAAAGCGGTGCCGTCGGGGTGGCCGAGGCGGTCGAGGCCGGCGGCGGCGAGCAGGGTGGCGTGGATCTCCCCGCCGGCGACCTTCGCCATGCGGGTGGCGACGTTGCCGCGCAGGATGACGACGTCGAGGTCGGGCCGGGCGTGCAGCAGTTGCGCGCGGCGGCGCGGGCTGCTGGTGCCGACGCGGGCGCCGGGCGGGAGGGCGGCGAGGCTGTCGGCGCCGAGCAGCCGGTCGCGCGGGTCGGCGCGGGGCAGGAAGGCGGCGAGGGTGATGCCGGGCGCGAGCAGGGATTCGACGTCTTTCATCGAATGGACGGCGGCGTCGATGCGGCCTTCGAGGAGCGCGCCGTCGAGTTCCTTGGTCCAGAGCGCCTTGCCGCCGATGTCGGCGAGCGGGCGGTCCTGCACGCGGTCGCCCAGCGTGCTGACGGTGACGGTCTCGATCGTTCCTGCTGGCCAGCCATGCGCCTCGGTCAGCGCGGCGGCGACCATGCGGGTCTGGGCAAGGGCGAGGGGGGAACCGCGGGTGCCCAGGCGGAGGGGTTGGCCATTCAGCATGGCGCCGTTGTGCCGCAGGTGGTGGCGGGCGCCAAGCCCGCTTGTGGTGGCGATATCGAAGCGGCTTGCATTTTGCCGGCGGTTCCGGCAGTTTCCGCGCGCTTGGGCGCCGGCGGGTTGCAGGCGCAGGGGCATGTATCACGGGCATCTGCCCCACTCGGAGGAAAGTTCATGACCAAGACTCTCACGCTCGCCGCGATTGCGAGCCTCGCGCTGGTCGCCGCCTGCGGCGAGAAGAAGGCCGAAGACGCCGCTGCTGCGCCGGCTGCCGAAGCGACCGCTGCCGCGGATCAGGCTGCTGCCTCGGCCGCCGATGCCGCCCAGTCGGCCGGTGATGCCGCTGCCGCCTCGGCCGATGCCGCCGGCGCTGCCGCGACCGGTGCCGCCGATGCCGCCGCGACCGCGGCTGGTGACGCCGCCGCGACCGCGACCGACAAGGCCGCGGGCGCGATGGACGCCGCCGGCGACGCCATGAAGGCGAAGGCCGAGGAAATGAAGAAGTAAGCTCTTCCCTCAAGAGTTTGTTTCATCGAAAAGATCGGGGCCGCGGTGGATGACACCGCGGCCCCTTTCCTTTGCCCCCTTCCCCTGTCCCCCGGGGCCTCGGTCAGCTGGGGGTCAGTTCCAGCGCGAACGAGGCGGTCTCGTTATAGTCATAGGCGTCGATGAAGCCGCCGCCATTGTGGTGCTTGGCGTTGACATGCAGGTGCACCGAGAAGGTGCAGCGCGTGTGCGCCGCGTGCGTTGGCG carries:
- the hemC gene encoding hydroxymethylbilane synthase, whose translation is MLNGQPLRLGTRGSPLALAQTRMVAAALTEAHGWPAGTIETVTVSTLGDRVQDRPLADIGGKALWTKELDGALLEGRIDAAVHSMKDVESLLAPGITLAAFLPRADPRDRLLGADSLAALPPGARVGTSSPRRRAQLLHARPDLDVVILRGNVATRMAKVAGGEIHATLLAAAGLDRLGHPDGTALPLDTWLPAVAQGAIGITARADDTALLTALAAIDHADTRRAVEAERAFLVALDGNCHSPVAVHAHQHNGWVLDAELYDTDGTTRVADRLALTPRADIAAFAHALLARAPASIRTLFAA